A region from the uncultured Macellibacteroides sp. genome encodes:
- a CDS encoding GH92 family glycosyl hydrolase, with translation MKNRLLLTPFLGIVLSVGICSGQFKSDRFIDYVDPFIGTAPSTTISAVSHGEGTELFANTNPAVGVPHGMTHFSPQTRASERKCLSPYYYGDSIIQGFRAGRWLNGSCTQDYGSVTLMPLSGPLSFVPTAEARGSLFSHQSEKASPACYAVNLDRYGIVAEMTGLLRSGIFRFTYQKGGEGHLVIQPNSDEAKGFVEIDTVAQEIRGYNPVHRIYQGSGKYAGFSGYFVIKLSKPFTNFGTFGDGTATANQNATLNQRESGGYVSFSMKGGEQLIVKVGTSFTSMDGARNNLTAEINQWDFEMVRTQSAAIWEKELSKIAVETKNNTDKIIFYTALYHNSLVPRIYNDVDGKYPEFSTGKIVTITDHNYYCEFSMWDIYRATLPMNTIINPSLTADWASSMVQKYKTGGWLPIFPLWNSYTSAMIGDHVTAFLGDLLLKGINNFDVETAYEAMRKNAFESSEVTNPEEYKDGVGRRALLSYLKYNYIPMEDSVWDAFHKQEQVSRTLEYAYDDFVLSQVAKLLNKPEYETLKSRSGNYKNMIDPGTNWARGRKADGSFISPFFPNLKVYFITEGTPMHYTWYVPHDQKGLINLMGGEANYLARLDSMFTEGYYWHGNEPGHQIPFLFNYAGAPWMTQKYTRKIMREEYATGPGGLCGNEDAGQMSAWYLFASAGFYPVCPGVPEYVIGSPIFDKITFHLENGRNFTVIARNNSDENCFIQSATLDGVPYNRSYIYHNDIINGRTLVLEMGSRPNKKWALTQDSRPYSMSR, from the coding sequence ATGAAAAATAGACTTTTATTAACTCCGTTCTTAGGAATAGTATTATCAGTGGGTATTTGTTCGGGACAATTTAAATCTGATCGTTTTATTGATTATGTGGATCCATTCATTGGAACGGCTCCAAGTACAACAATAAGCGCCGTTTCTCATGGAGAAGGGACAGAGCTTTTTGCCAATACTAATCCGGCAGTCGGTGTCCCTCACGGGATGACTCATTTTTCTCCCCAAACACGTGCTTCCGAAAGAAAGTGTTTATCTCCATATTATTACGGCGATTCAATCATCCAGGGTTTCAGGGCGGGTCGATGGTTGAATGGATCTTGCACCCAAGACTATGGAAGTGTTACACTAATGCCTTTGAGTGGCCCTTTATCGTTCGTGCCAACAGCCGAAGCCAGAGGGTCTTTGTTTAGTCATCAATCTGAAAAAGCATCACCTGCCTGCTATGCAGTTAATCTGGATCGTTACGGTATAGTGGCAGAAATGACGGGATTACTTCGAAGTGGAATATTCCGGTTTACGTATCAAAAGGGAGGCGAAGGACATTTAGTAATCCAGCCTAATAGTGATGAGGCCAAAGGTTTTGTTGAGATAGACACGGTAGCGCAGGAGATAAGAGGGTACAATCCTGTTCATCGTATTTATCAGGGATCTGGCAAATATGCGGGGTTCAGTGGCTATTTTGTTATAAAACTATCAAAACCATTTACGAACTTTGGTACATTTGGAGATGGGACGGCTACTGCCAATCAAAACGCGACGTTAAATCAACGGGAAAGCGGAGGGTATGTTTCTTTTTCGATGAAAGGTGGAGAACAATTAATCGTAAAGGTTGGTACCTCTTTCACTTCTATGGATGGAGCAAGGAATAACCTGACTGCAGAGATTAATCAGTGGGATTTCGAAATGGTTCGCACGCAATCAGCAGCCATATGGGAGAAAGAACTTTCAAAGATAGCAGTTGAGACTAAAAACAATACAGATAAAATAATCTTCTATACGGCTCTTTATCACAACTCTCTGGTCCCTCGAATCTATAACGATGTGGATGGCAAATATCCTGAATTCTCTACGGGAAAAATAGTGACAATTACCGATCATAATTACTATTGTGAGTTTTCAATGTGGGATATTTATCGTGCAACATTACCAATGAATACGATAATCAATCCATCTCTAACAGCGGATTGGGCAAGTTCTATGGTGCAAAAGTATAAGACGGGAGGATGGTTACCTATTTTCCCATTGTGGAATAGTTATACATCGGCAATGATTGGCGACCATGTTACTGCTTTCTTAGGCGATCTGCTGCTGAAAGGAATAAATAATTTCGATGTGGAGACTGCCTACGAAGCTATGCGGAAAAATGCCTTTGAATCTTCGGAAGTAACAAATCCGGAAGAATACAAGGACGGCGTTGGACGGCGTGCATTACTATCTTATTTAAAGTATAATTACATTCCAATGGAAGATTCAGTGTGGGATGCTTTTCATAAGCAAGAACAGGTTTCGCGAACATTGGAGTATGCTTACGATGACTTTGTTCTTTCCCAAGTAGCTAAATTGCTGAATAAACCGGAATACGAAACATTAAAGTCTAGGTCGGGCAATTATAAAAACATGATCGATCCTGGAACAAACTGGGCACGTGGACGCAAAGCAGATGGCAGTTTTATCTCTCCTTTCTTTCCAAATCTGAAAGTTTATTTTATAACAGAAGGTACACCAATGCACTATACCTGGTATGTGCCACACGACCAAAAAGGGTTGATTAACTTAATGGGTGGCGAAGCGAACTATCTTGCCCGCCTTGATTCCATGTTTACAGAAGGTTACTATTGGCATGGGAATGAACCTGGTCATCAGATCCCGTTTTTATTTAATTATGCCGGGGCTCCATGGATGACTCAGAAATACACCCGAAAGATTATGAGGGAAGAATACGCTACGGGTCCCGGAGGGTTGTGTGGCAATGAAGATGCAGGTCAGATGTCGGCATGGTACCTCTTTGCTTCTGCTGGTTTTTATCCTGTTTGTCCAGGTGTGCCAGAGTACGTGATTGGAAGTCCTATATTCGACAAGATAACTTTTCATCTGGAGAATGGAAGAAATTTTACAGTTATTGCCCGGAACAACAGCGATGAAAATTGTTTTATTCAATCAGCGACCCTAGATGGAGTCCCTTATAATAGAAGTTATATATATCATAATGATATTATAAATGGGAGAACCCTGGTGTTGGAAATGGGCAGTAGACCGAATAAAAAATGGGCGCTTACTCAAGATTCCCGTCCTTATTCCATGAGCCGATGA
- a CDS encoding Gfo/Idh/MocA family oxidoreductase produces the protein MKTRSLFCVLFLFCFSITAMFAQQHAPVRLGIAGLSHSHVHLLLKDLKRTDIQIVGIAESNRELAERYAKNYGFDPAIVYDSIEEMVEKTKPEGVLGFNSIYDHLQIVEVCAPKGIHVMVEKPLAVSVEHAARMAKLSRKYGTMVLTNYETTWYPSNHKAFDMVINQKAIGDIRKVIICDGHRGPKEINVNPEFLVWLTDPKLNGGGAVIDFGCYGANLMTWLMNNQRPIAVSATLQQIKPDVYPKVDDEATIVVTYPKAQAIIQASWNWPVDRKDMEVYGVSGYVKALTGTDFSYRLTRESPESIERLQPLPAPENEPFGYFAKAIKGELKVADSDLSSLANNLIVVEILEAARNSAAAGKTIKLPARL, from the coding sequence ATGAAAACACGTTCTTTATTTTGTGTTCTGTTCTTATTTTGCTTTTCAATTACTGCGATGTTTGCACAACAGCATGCTCCGGTACGACTAGGAATTGCGGGCTTGTCTCATTCGCATGTTCATCTTCTGCTTAAGGATTTGAAGCGTACGGATATTCAGATTGTTGGAATTGCGGAAAGTAATCGTGAGCTGGCTGAGCGTTATGCTAAAAATTATGGATTTGATCCGGCTATTGTTTATGATAGCATAGAGGAAATGGTTGAAAAGACTAAACCTGAAGGTGTTCTAGGATTCAATTCAATTTACGATCATCTTCAGATAGTGGAAGTCTGTGCGCCAAAAGGGATTCATGTGATGGTTGAAAAACCGCTGGCGGTGAGTGTGGAACATGCTGCCAGAATGGCTAAGCTATCTCGCAAATATGGAACAATGGTGCTTACAAACTATGAAACTACCTGGTATCCTTCCAATCATAAAGCATTTGATATGGTAATAAACCAGAAAGCTATCGGTGATATTCGTAAGGTTATAATTTGCGATGGTCACCGTGGTCCGAAAGAAATCAACGTCAACCCCGAATTTCTTGTCTGGCTTACGGACCCAAAACTTAATGGAGGCGGAGCAGTTATTGATTTTGGATGTTACGGAGCGAATCTGATGACTTGGTTGATGAATAATCAGCGCCCTATCGCTGTTTCGGCTACCTTGCAACAGATTAAGCCTGATGTATACCCAAAAGTGGATGACGAAGCAACTATTGTTGTTACCTATCCAAAAGCGCAGGCAATTATACAGGCATCCTGGAACTGGCCCGTCGACCGAAAAGACATGGAGGTCTATGGCGTAAGCGGGTACGTTAAGGCTCTTACCGGAACAGATTTTAGCTATAGGTTAACACGGGAAAGTCCGGAAAGTATTGAAAGACTTCAACCTCTGCCAGCTCCGGAGAATGAACCTTTCGGATACTTTGCTAAAGCGATCAAAGGAGAATTAAAGGTGGCAGATTCAGATCTTTCATCACTTGCGAATAATCTGATTGTAGTTGAAATACTTGAAGCTGCAAGAAACAGTGCTGCTGCCGGGAAAACAATTAAACTGCCAGCTCGCCTGTAA
- a CDS encoding NAD(P)H-binding protein, whose amino-acid sequence MNITIFGGTGKTGQLVVRKALNKGYSVTVFARSPSKISIVHDKLKIVKGEINNYQAVGDAIKQTDIVISMLGPVSADKGKGLPIMAGFYNILKAMNEYKVNRLIATSTPSFEIEDDQFQFSFVLARLMVKTVMNNAYQNIVQSAHLICNSKVNWTIVRLPMLSDKPGLGRVVTGYRGDGMIKLFSLRRDDLADFLLSQIDDTRFIRKAPIVSN is encoded by the coding sequence ATGAATATAACAATTTTCGGAGGAACAGGAAAGACTGGGCAGCTTGTGGTTCGCAAAGCATTGAATAAAGGATATAGTGTAACGGTGTTTGCCCGTTCTCCCTCAAAAATTTCCATTGTGCATGATAAGCTGAAAATTGTGAAAGGAGAAATTAACAATTATCAGGCAGTTGGAGATGCGATAAAGCAGACCGATATTGTAATTAGTATGCTTGGTCCTGTTTCCGCTGATAAAGGAAAAGGATTGCCAATCATGGCTGGATTTTACAATATTCTGAAAGCAATGAATGAATATAAGGTGAATCGATTAATCGCAACTTCTACCCCAAGTTTCGAGATTGAGGATGACCAGTTTCAATTTTCATTCGTATTGGCTCGTTTAATGGTTAAAACGGTAATGAATAATGCCTATCAGAATATTGTTCAATCGGCCCATTTGATTTGTAACAGTAAAGTGAACTGGACAATTGTCCGGTTACCTATGCTGAGCGATAAGCCCGGTTTGGGTCGGGTTGTTACCGGTTACAGAGGAGACGGAATGATTAAGCTGTTTTCATTGCGTAGAGACGACCTGGCCGATTTTCTTCTTTCTCAAATTGACGATACCCGTTTCATCAGGAAAGCTCCAATTGTAAGTAACTAA